One part of the Salmo salar chromosome ssa10, Ssal_v3.1, whole genome shotgun sequence genome encodes these proteins:
- the LOC123724419 gene encoding protein odr-4 homolog, with amino-acid sequence MTPLKEDNPGGLMNEDDKDYILDHAEHLNRMVPGGLSVMGMFVVSPSHQTKESHMNMRRTIVAVENRVSEDRLWGLSEEDTNDRVMLHICSNTNIVTCWIMNIKEPSKSSKSATWSYLQWMTAFWPVAVCPMDIDLMFPIKDKTRHGLMQAMKDGMMRWAKKTEASVCLLNNKKLPAKTNLNPPTKRNDSQRIKIQGQIFIPTAGGKLGERPSTASVQVCSCILRLKGSLGCRAYMNPARTTAKTTTMYIKRDIIRSVYSSAKNFFQHLINDENSAKAFMGSQALAKRVFFLVPDTGISLCD; translated from the exons ATGACCCCACTAAAGGAGGACAATCCTGGTGGCCTGATGAATGAGGATGACAAAGACTACATCCTAGATCACGCAGAACAT CTGAACCGCATGGTTCCTGGAGGACTGTCTGTGATGGGCATGTTTGTGGTCTCCCCGTCCCATCAGACCAAAGAGAGCCATATGAACATGAGGCGG ACTATCGTTGCTGTGGAAAATCGTGTATCTGAGGACAGGCTTTGGGGTTTGTCAGAGGAGGACACCAATGACAGAGTGATGCTTCATATCTGCTCCAACACCAACAT AGTGACTTGCTGGATTATGAACATTAAAGAACCCAGT AAATCTTCTAAATCTGCGACATGGAGTTACCTGCAGTGGATGACAGCGTTCTGGCCTGTTGCAGTCTGCCCCATGGACATCGACCTCATGTTCCCTATCAAGGACAAGACCCGCCACGGTTTGATGCAGGCCATGAAG GATGGGATGATGAGGTGGGCAAAGAAGACTGAGGCCAGTGTTTGTCTCCTCAACAACAAAAAGCTACCAGCTAAGACAAATTTGAACCCCCCAACTAAG AGGAACGATTCACAAAGGATAAAGATTCAAGGTCAGATCTTCATCCCAACG GCAGGGGGCAAGCTGGGGGAGAGGCCGTCCACTGCGTCAGTGCAGGTATGCAGCTGTATCCTGAGACTGAAGGGGAGTCTGGGGTGCAGAGCGTACATGAACCCTGCAAGGACCACTGCCAAGACCACCACCATG TACATCAAGAGGGACATCATCAGGAGTGTCTACAGCAGTGCCAAAAACTTCTTTCAACATCTGATAAATGATGAAAACTCAG CGAAGGCATTCATGGGCTCCCAGGCCTTGGCCAAGCGGGTGTTCTTCCTGGTTCCCGACACTGGCATCTCTCTGTGTGACTAG
- the LOC106560556 gene encoding protein odr-4 homolog — protein sequence MGKGIIADAAVEKYFADLNASTSYIIGLLVGQGEFVVHAAMTPLKEDNPGGLMNEDDKDYILDHAEHLNRMVPGGLSVMGMFVVSPSHQTKESHMNMRRTMVAVENRVSEDRLWGLSEEDTNDRVMLHICSNTNKVTCWIMNIKEPSKSSKSATWSYLQWMTAFWPVAVCPMDIDLMFPIKDKTRHGLMQAMKDGMMRWAKKTEASVCLLNNKKLPAKTNLNPPTKRNDSQRIKIQGQIFIPTAGGKLGERPSTASVQVCSCILRLKGSLGCRAYMNPARTTAKTTTMYIKRDIIRSVYSSAKNFFQHLINDENSAKAFMGSQALAKRVFFLVPDTGISLCD from the exons ATGGGAAAAGGCATCATTGCTGATGCTGCAGTGGAGAAATACTTTGCTGACCTGAATGCAAGCACATCTTACATCATTGGACTTTTAGTTGGACAG GGGGAGTTTGTGGTGCATGCAGCGATGACCCCACTAAAGGAGGACAATCCTGGTGGCCTGATGAATGAGGATGACAAAGACTACATCCTAGATCACGCAGAACAT CTGAACCGCATGGTTCCTGGAGGACTGTCTGTGATGGGCATGTTTGTGGTCTCCCCGTCCCATCAGACCAAAGAGAGCCATATGAACATGAGGCGG ACTATGGTTGCTGTGGAAAATCGTGTATCTGAGGACAGGCTTTGGGGTTTGTCAGAGGAGGACACCAATGACAGAGTGATGCTTCATATCTGCTCCAACACCAACAA AGTGACTTGCTGGATTATGAACATTAAAGAACCCAGT AAATCTTCTAAATCTGCGACATGGAGTTACCTGCAGTGGATGACAGCGTTCTGGCCTGTTGCAGTCTGCCCCATGGACATCGACCTCATGTTCCCTATCAAGGACAAGACCCGCCACGGTTTGATGCAGGCCATGAAG GATGGGATGATGAGGTGGGCAAAGAAGACTGAGGCCAGTGTTTGTCTCCTCAACAACAAAAAGCTACCAGCTAAGACAAATTTGAACCCCCCAACTAAG AGGAACGATTCACAAAGGATAAAGATTCAAGGTCAGATCTTCATCCCAACA GCAGGGGGCAAGCTGGGGGAGAGGCCGTCCACTGCGTCAGTGCAGGTATGCAGCTGTATCCTGAGACTGAAGGGGAGTCTGGGGTGCAGAGCGTACATGAACCCTGCAAGGACCACTGCCAAGACCACCACCATG TACATCAAGAGGGACATCATCAGGAGTGTCTACAGCAGTGCCAAAAACTTCTTTCAACATCTGATAAATGATGAAAACTCAG CGAAGGCATTCATGGGCTCCCAGGCCTTGGCCAAGCGGGTGTTCTTCCTGGTTCCCGACACTGGCATCTCTCTGTGTGACTAG